One genomic window of Cololabis saira isolate AMF1-May2022 chromosome 3, fColSai1.1, whole genome shotgun sequence includes the following:
- the LOC133430743 gene encoding metalloreductase STEAP4-like isoform X2, which produces MSEEVKLECVPLCSVSMPASPKQEVLCIFGTGDFGRSLGQRLLQSGYKVVYGSRRPHSCGPLPSGTQVMSHEAAAQTANLVFICVHRDHYNFLETLAPQLRGKVLVDVSNNLKKNQYPEANAEYLQRLVPGAHVVKSFNTLSAWALQNGPSDANRQVYLCGNNTEAKQLVTEAATKLGFSVLDRGSLSAATELEDFPLQLFPEWRLPIALAIGLTATFFFYLVIRDVVYAYVVQEKDISFRIMVSLANKVFPIVSLIMLSLCYLPGLIAAFLQLHRGTKYKRFPDWLDRWMLCRKQLGLLALAFAFLHVLYTLIIPIRYYVRYKIGASTISKIKENKTSEFDTTVAWRTDSYYSMGILGFGLYLLLGISSLPSVSNALSWREFSFIQTSAPSAMCGQKPHPHSTGLGEGQSRRCQQENTANVGL; this is translated from the exons ATGTCAGAGGAGGTGAAGCTAGAGTGTGTGCCGCTGTGTTCTGTGAGCATGCCAGCTTCTCCCAAACAGGAGGTGTTGTGCATCTTTGGGACGGGGGACTTCGGGCGCTCTTTGGGCCAGCGTCTCCTGCAGAGTGGCTACAAAGTGGTGTACGGCAGTCGCAGACCTCACAGTTGTGGTCCTTTGCCATCAGGAACACAG GTGATGAGCCATGAAGCTGCAGCCCAGACAGCCAATCTGGTCTTTATTTGTGTTCACAGAGACCACTACAACTTTCTGGAAACACTTGCACCTCAGCTGAGAGGAAAG GTGCTGGTGGATGTCAGCAATAATCTCAAGAAGAATCAATACCCAGAAGCCAATGCAGAGTATCTGCAGAG GCTAGTTCCTGGAGCACATGTAGTGAAATCTTTTAACACGCTGTCTGCCTGGGCCCTTCAGAACGGACCCTCAGACGCCAATAGACAG GTGTACCTGTGTGGGAACAATACGGAGGCCAAGCAGCTAGTGACGGAGGCAGCTACCAAACTGGGCTTCAGCGTTCTGGATAGAGGATCCCTGTCTGCAGCCACTGAACTGGAAGACtttcctctgcagcttttcCCAGAATGGAGGCTGCCCATAGCCCTGGCCATTGGCCTCACGGCCACCTTCTTCTTCTATCTTGTCATCAGAGATGTCGTCTATGCATACGTTGTACAAGAGAAAGATATCTCTTTCAGAATAATGGTTTCCCTGGCTAACAAG GTGTTTCCCATTGTGTCTCTCATTATGCTGTCTCTCTGTTACCTGCCTGGACTCATAGCAGCCTTCCTTCAGCTACACAGAGGAACCAAATACAA GCGTTTTCCTGACTGGTTGGATCGCTGGATGCTGTGCAGGAAACAGCTGGGTCTGCTAGCTCTTGCCTTTGCTTTCCTGCACGTGCTTTACACCCTTATCATTCCTATAAG ATATTATGTGAGATACAAGATTGGAGCAAGTACAATCTCAAAA ATCAAAGAGAACAAAACTTCTGAGTTTGACACCACCGTGGCTTGGCGGACGGACTCTTACTACTCGATGGGGATTCTGGGATTTGGCCTGTATCTCCTGTTGGGAATAAGCTCCCTGCCTTCCGTCAGCAATGCTCTCAGCTGGAGAGAGTTCAGCTTCATTCAG